A window of the Vigna angularis cultivar LongXiaoDou No.4 chromosome 3, ASM1680809v1, whole genome shotgun sequence genome harbors these coding sequences:
- the LOC108324165 gene encoding uncharacterized CRM domain-containing protein At3g25440, chloroplastic-like isoform X4 has translation MGLSEQDIFFPQTKARKKEERLCEALKKIEPAESSETTHDPEILTPEEHFFFLKMGLKCKNYVPVGRRGIYQGVILNMHLHWKKHQTLKVVVKTFSAEEVKDIAVELARLTGGIVLDIHEDNTIIMYRGKNYSQPPTEIMSPRVSLSRKKALDKSKYRDALRAVRRHIPRLEQELEILQAQFKSAAESNAYASDAIQDIDRERISNFQLDNSDKHQQLMDDNIGCTEDETDNDSELDFDSDKLSDIFETDSDVENFTKEEKPLYLDEFDKFPEQSNGETIDFEEHLRQMSLNSKNMEKDQDLPKLDEVDRIFLHATSFLKKKTK, from the exons ATGGGTTTGTCTGAACAAgacattttttttcctcaaaCGAAG GCTcgaaagaaagaagagagactTTGTGAAGCCCTAAAAAAGATTGAGCCTGCTGAATCTTCTGAAACAACCCACGATCCTGAGATATTGACACCGGAAGAgcactttttcttcttaaagATGGGCCTTAAATGCAAAAATTATGTGCCAGTTGGAAGGCGAGGAATTTACCAAGGTGTAATTTTGAACATGCATCTACATTGGAAAAAACATCAGACCTTGAAAGTAGTGGTGAAGACATTTTCAGCAGAGGAGGTTAAGGACATTGCTGTTGAGCTGGCAAGATTGACTGGAGGTATAGTGCTTGACATTCATGAAGATAACACAATAATAATGTACAGAGGGAAAAACTACTCCCAACCTCCAACAGAGATTATGTCTCCACGAGTGTCTCTTTCGAGAAAGAAG GCATTGGATAAATCCAAATACAGGGATGCTCTCCGTGCTGTGAGGAGACATATTCCAAGACTAGAGCAAGAACTTGAAATTCTGCAAGCGCAATTCAAAAGTGCAGCAGAGAGTAATGCATATGCTTCTGACGCAATCCAGGACATTGACAGAGagagaatttcaaattttcagttAGACAATTCAGATAAACACCAACAGTTGATGGATGATAACATTGGATGCACAGAAGATGAGACAGATAATGACTCTGAGTTGGATTTTGATTCCGATAAGTTATCAGATATATTTGAGACAGATTCGGATGTAGAGAATTTCACCAAAGAGGAAAAACCTCTTTATTTGGACGAGTTTGATAAGTTTCCAGAGCAAAGCAATGGAGAAACAATTGATTTTGAGGAGCATCTACGACAAATGTCTCTGAATTCCAAAAACATGGAAAAGGACCAAGACTTACCAAAGCTGGATGAAGTTGACAGGATTTTTCTACATGCCACatcttttttaaagaaaaaaacaaaatga
- the LOC108324165 gene encoding uncharacterized CRM domain-containing protein At3g25440, chloroplastic-like isoform X3, whose translation MRSWSSPSLLRRSQTSKIWIRSGSYLDCLNMARKKEERLCEALKKIEPAESSETTHDPEILTPEEHFFFLKMGLKCKNYVPVGRRGIYQGVILNMHLHWKKHQTLKVVVKTFSAEEVKDIAVELARLTGGIVLDIHEDNTIIMYRGKNYSQPPTEIMSPRVSLSRKKALDKSKYRDALRAVRRHIPRLEQELEILQAQFKSAAESNAYASDAIQDIDRERISNFQLDNSDKHQQLMDDNIGCTEDETDNDSELDFDSDKLSDIFETDSDVENFTKEEKPLYLDEFDKFPEQSNGETIDFEEHLRQMSLNSKNMEKDQDLPKLDEVDRIFLHATSFLKKKTK comes from the exons GCTcgaaagaaagaagagagactTTGTGAAGCCCTAAAAAAGATTGAGCCTGCTGAATCTTCTGAAACAACCCACGATCCTGAGATATTGACACCGGAAGAgcactttttcttcttaaagATGGGCCTTAAATGCAAAAATTATGTGCCAGTTGGAAGGCGAGGAATTTACCAAGGTGTAATTTTGAACATGCATCTACATTGGAAAAAACATCAGACCTTGAAAGTAGTGGTGAAGACATTTTCAGCAGAGGAGGTTAAGGACATTGCTGTTGAGCTGGCAAGATTGACTGGAGGTATAGTGCTTGACATTCATGAAGATAACACAATAATAATGTACAGAGGGAAAAACTACTCCCAACCTCCAACAGAGATTATGTCTCCACGAGTGTCTCTTTCGAGAAAGAAG GCATTGGATAAATCCAAATACAGGGATGCTCTCCGTGCTGTGAGGAGACATATTCCAAGACTAGAGCAAGAACTTGAAATTCTGCAAGCGCAATTCAAAAGTGCAGCAGAGAGTAATGCATATGCTTCTGACGCAATCCAGGACATTGACAGAGagagaatttcaaattttcagttAGACAATTCAGATAAACACCAACAGTTGATGGATGATAACATTGGATGCACAGAAGATGAGACAGATAATGACTCTGAGTTGGATTTTGATTCCGATAAGTTATCAGATATATTTGAGACAGATTCGGATGTAGAGAATTTCACCAAAGAGGAAAAACCTCTTTATTTGGACGAGTTTGATAAGTTTCCAGAGCAAAGCAATGGAGAAACAATTGATTTTGAGGAGCATCTACGACAAATGTCTCTGAATTCCAAAAACATGGAAAAGGACCAAGACTTACCAAAGCTGGATGAAGTTGACAGGATTTTTCTACATGCCACatcttttttaaagaaaaaaacaaaatga